In a genomic window of Rhodobacter sp. 24-YEA-8:
- a CDS encoding LuxR family transcriptional regulator, with protein sequence MTELIDLSEVAGQAGKFDCFLEQVRDRFGFDHVAYLGSNPVAGTMHGYVTYPEEWKRHYTQQAYHLIDPTLRIAQRSIAPIDWARIEQSENFRVVFCAAREFGISDRGVTIPVRGPFGDTGMLSVTRDTDDHEWHSMIAEHIGDLQSIAVHMHDAVMNSDAFSNVLRRTPLSSREVEILQWTAAGKTQQDIADILNISHRTVEVHLRSAREKLFSLTTAQAIARAIAQHLIYPI encoded by the coding sequence ATGACGGAGCTCATCGACCTGAGCGAGGTTGCCGGCCAGGCCGGTAAATTCGACTGCTTCCTTGAACAGGTGCGGGATCGCTTTGGATTCGATCATGTAGCCTATCTGGGGTCAAACCCGGTTGCCGGCACAATGCATGGCTATGTCACCTATCCTGAAGAGTGGAAACGCCATTATACTCAACAGGCCTATCACCTGATTGATCCGACCCTGCGAATCGCGCAGCGCAGCATCGCGCCGATCGACTGGGCGCGGATCGAACAAAGCGAGAATTTTCGCGTTGTTTTCTGTGCCGCACGGGAATTCGGGATCTCTGACCGCGGTGTGACGATCCCGGTGCGCGGGCCTTTCGGTGATACCGGGATGCTCAGCGTGACGCGCGACACCGACGATCATGAATGGCATTCGATGATCGCCGAGCATATCGGCGATCTGCAATCGATCGCCGTTCATATGCATGACGCTGTGATGAATTCCGATGCGTTTTCCAATGTCCTGCGCCGCACGCCGCTGTCTTCGCGTGAGGTGGAGATTTTGCAATGGACCGCTGCCGGCAAGACCCAGCAGGACATCGCAGACATTCTGAATATTTCGCATCGTACCGTCGAAGTGCATCTGCGCTCGGCGCGCGAAAAGCTTTTTTCGCTGACCACAGCCCAGGCAATCGCCAGGGCCATTGCCCAACATCTGATCTATCCGATCTGA
- a CDS encoding acyl-homoserine-lactone synthase, giving the protein MIIVIDAVNKHLFEDVLDDMYRLRARVFSDRLGWDVSIEQGREIDRFDHLDPLYLVGLDTEGEVISCVRLLQTTGPHMLSDVFSEILDGEAPLRSSRIWESTRFCVDTARLSRDGADTTVSRATCELMVATLETCRNAGISDIITVIDPVMNRVLKRSDNAPYDYVGTVKPMGKVSALAALLDCTDERIDRVRNFAALHENVVLSDAAALELRPVTAQHGLKNREVTVLPGQTGSAAFSPVIGLGHVPG; this is encoded by the coding sequence ATGATCATCGTAATCGACGCCGTAAACAAACATCTGTTTGAAGATGTTCTTGACGATATGTACCGGCTGCGCGCCCGGGTTTTCAGTGACCGTCTGGGTTGGGACGTGAGCATCGAGCAAGGCCGCGAAATCGATCGCTTTGATCATCTCGACCCGCTCTACCTGGTTGGGCTGGATACCGAAGGCGAGGTCATCTCCTGCGTCCGCCTGCTTCAGACGACCGGCCCGCATATGCTGTCGGATGTGTTCAGCGAGATCCTCGATGGCGAGGCACCGCTGCGGTCGTCCAGGATCTGGGAATCGACCCGCTTCTGTGTTGATACGGCCCGGCTGTCGCGGGACGGGGCGGATACCACGGTGTCACGCGCCACATGCGAACTGATGGTCGCCACGCTTGAAACCTGCCGCAATGCAGGTATCTCGGACATCATCACGGTGATCGATCCGGTGATGAACCGGGTGCTCAAGCGCTCGGACAATGCGCCTTATGACTATGTCGGCACGGTCAAGCCGATGGGCAAGGTTTCGGCTCTGGCCGCCCTGCTCGATTGCACAGATGAGCGGATCGACCGGGTTCGCAATTTCGCGGCTCTGCATGAAAATGTGGTGCTGAGTGATGCGGCGGCACTGGAGCTCAGGCCAGTGACTGCCCAACACGGGCTGAAAAACAGAGAGGTGACAGTGCTCCCCGGTCAAACCGGCTCTGCTGCCTTCAGCCCGGTGATCGGCCTGGGTCACGTTCCAGGATGA